One window from the genome of Thermococcus siculi encodes:
- a CDS encoding inorganic phosphate transporter: MDALALAAIAVAFYIAWNIGSNDSANAMGTAVGAGILSFRQATLTIAIFVLMGAYLKGYKVMKTVGKGIVPEGYLTMEMAVIALLAAGVWVTIATIKGLPVSTTQAIVGGVIGVGLATHAPVNWYTLLKIAAAWVVSPVLSGILAMVLFKFYAWVVSRIKTVSTIEAMYKALAILGGSYMAFNFGTNEVANASGPLVGAGFMEPKVAGIFGAISLSVGALTFSYAVMHTVGKKITALGPISAFAAQFGSAIAVSLANFFGLPVSSSQSIVGGVVGVGLLAGQGVEKSVIRDIVFGWVATPLTAIFISLAIFKAFALVGLV, encoded by the coding sequence ATGGATGCGCTTGCGCTGGCAGCCATTGCAGTGGCATTCTACATTGCATGGAACATCGGTTCCAACGATTCAGCCAACGCTATGGGAACGGCCGTTGGCGCGGGCATACTCAGCTTCAGACAGGCGACTCTAACCATAGCTATCTTCGTCCTGATGGGTGCATACCTCAAGGGCTACAAGGTCATGAAGACGGTCGGCAAGGGCATAGTCCCCGAAGGCTACCTCACGATGGAGATGGCCGTCATAGCCCTCCTGGCTGCCGGCGTCTGGGTTACGATAGCGACGATAAAGGGCCTCCCCGTTTCCACCACCCAGGCCATCGTCGGCGGTGTCATCGGCGTTGGCCTCGCAACCCACGCACCGGTGAACTGGTACACCCTGCTCAAGATCGCGGCCGCGTGGGTGGTTTCCCCCGTTCTCTCGGGAATCCTTGCAATGGTGCTCTTCAAGTTCTACGCCTGGGTCGTCTCCAGGATAAAGACTGTATCAACGATCGAGGCCATGTACAAGGCTTTGGCCATACTCGGCGGCTCCTACATGGCCTTCAACTTCGGGACCAACGAGGTCGCAAACGCCTCCGGTCCGCTGGTCGGGGCCGGCTTCATGGAACCGAAGGTTGCCGGCATCTTCGGGGCAATATCCCTCTCCGTTGGTGCCCTCACCTTCAGCTACGCCGTCATGCACACCGTTGGGAAGAAGATAACCGCGCTCGGCCCCATATCAGCCTTTGCGGCCCAATTCGGCTCGGCCATAGCGGTGAGCCTCGCCAACTTCTTCGGCCTTCCGGTAAGCTCGAGCCAGTCGATAGTTGGTGGCGTCGTTGGAGTGGGTCTCCTGGCGGGTCAGGGCGTCGAGAAGTCGGTGATAAGGGACATAGTCTTTGGCTGGGTGGCGACGCCGCTAACCGCAATCTTCATCTCTCTGGCCATCTTCAAGGCCTTCGCCCTGGTGGGGCTGGTTTAA
- a CDS encoding pyruvate/ketoisovalerate ferredoxin oxidoreductase subunit gamma, with protein sequence MIEIRFHGRGGQGAVTAANILASAAFLEGKYVQAFPFFGVERRGAPVTAFTRIDEKPIRIKTQIYEPDIVVVLDPSLLDTVDVTAGLKEGGTVIVNTEKSKEEVLEKLKKKPAKLALVDATTIALDVLGLPITNTAILGAVAKATGVVTLEHVQKAIKDVFSGTLGEKNAKAAEESFNKTVVYEL encoded by the coding sequence ATGATCGAGATTCGTTTTCACGGTAGGGGTGGACAGGGTGCAGTTACTGCCGCCAACATACTAGCTTCCGCAGCTTTCCTCGAGGGCAAGTACGTCCAGGCGTTCCCGTTCTTCGGTGTTGAGAGGCGTGGAGCGCCGGTTACCGCCTTCACCAGGATCGACGAGAAGCCGATCAGGATAAAGACTCAGATCTACGAGCCGGACATAGTCGTCGTCCTCGACCCGAGCCTTCTCGACACCGTCGACGTTACCGCCGGTCTCAAGGAGGGCGGAACCGTCATAGTCAACACCGAGAAGAGCAAGGAGGAGGTCCTTGAGAAGCTCAAGAAGAAGCCGGCCAAGCTTGCCCTCGTCGACGCAACCACCATAGCCCTCGACGTCCTCGGTCTTCCGATCACAAACACCGCCATCCTCGGTGCGGTCGCCAAGGCCACCGGCGTCGTTACCCTCGAGCACGTCCAGAAGGCCATTAAGGACGTCTTCTCAGGAACCCTCGGCGAGAAGAACGCCAAGGCCGCAGAGGAGTCCTTCAACAAGACTGTGGTCTACGAGCTCTGA
- a CDS encoding 3-methyl-2-oxobutanoate dehydrogenase subunit delta, which yields MNTLFGEKKEGATKIVLTKVDEYPEAPISLGTTLSNFTGDWRTFIPVIDDSKCVKCYICWKFCPEPAIYIREDGYVAVDYDYCKGCGICANECPTNAITMEKEEK from the coding sequence TTGAACACGTTGTTTGGCGAAAAGAAAGAGGGGGCCACCAAAATCGTCCTCACCAAGGTGGATGAGTACCCCGAGGCCCCCATAAGCTTGGGCACGACCCTGAGCAACTTCACCGGTGACTGGAGGACCTTCATACCGGTCATAGACGACAGCAAGTGCGTCAAGTGCTACATCTGCTGGAAGTTCTGTCCGGAGCCGGCCATATACATCCGCGAGGACGGCTACGTCGCGGTGGACTACGACTACTGTAAGGGATGCGGCATCTGCGCGAACGAGTGCCCGACGAACGCGATAACCATGGAGAAAGAGGAGAAGTGA
- the porA gene encoding pyruvate ferredoxin oxidoreductase, which yields MEYKPIRKVVSGNYAAAYAVKHARVEVVAAYPITPQTSIIEKIAEFLANGEVENLQYVPVESEHSAMAATIGASATGARAFTATSAQGLALMHEMLHWAAGARLPIVMVDVNRAMAPPWSVWDDQTDSLAQRDTGWMQFYAENNQEVYDGVLMSFKVAEKVNVPAMVIESAFILSHTYDVVEMIPQELVDEFLPPREPLYTLTDFDNPKAIGALATPNDYYEFRYKLAKAHEEAKKVIKEVGKEFGERFGRDYSQMIELYRTDDADFVFMGMGSLMGTVKQAVDILREEGYKVGAAKVRWFRPFPSEELYELAKNVEGIAVLDRNYSFGMEGILFTEAKGVLYNTDAKPLMKNYIVGLGGRDFTVDDVRKIAENMKAIIEKGELDVEVDWYHLKR from the coding sequence ATGGAGTACAAACCCATTAGGAAGGTCGTGAGCGGTAACTACGCCGCCGCTTACGCCGTCAAGCACGCCCGTGTTGAGGTGGTCGCAGCTTATCCGATCACCCCTCAGACCAGCATCATCGAGAAGATAGCCGAGTTCCTGGCCAACGGAGAGGTTGAGAACCTCCAGTACGTCCCGGTGGAGAGCGAGCACTCCGCCATGGCCGCCACCATCGGTGCCTCGGCCACCGGAGCGAGGGCCTTCACGGCAACCTCGGCCCAGGGTCTCGCCCTCATGCACGAAATGCTCCACTGGGCGGCCGGTGCGAGGCTTCCCATAGTCATGGTCGACGTTAACAGGGCAATGGCTCCCCCGTGGAGCGTCTGGGACGACCAGACCGACAGCCTCGCCCAGAGGGACACCGGCTGGATGCAGTTTTACGCCGAGAACAACCAGGAGGTTTACGACGGTGTTCTCATGTCCTTCAAGGTCGCGGAGAAGGTCAACGTCCCGGCCATGGTCATCGAGAGCGCCTTCATACTGAGCCACACCTACGACGTCGTCGAGATGATCCCGCAGGAGCTCGTCGACGAGTTCCTCCCGCCGAGGGAGCCGCTCTACACCCTCACCGACTTCGACAACCCGAAGGCCATAGGCGCCCTCGCCACCCCGAACGACTACTACGAGTTCCGCTACAAGCTCGCGAAGGCCCATGAGGAGGCCAAGAAGGTCATTAAGGAGGTCGGTAAGGAGTTCGGCGAGCGCTTTGGAAGGGACTACAGCCAGATGATAGAGCTGTACAGGACCGACGATGCCGACTTCGTCTTCATGGGCATGGGTTCGCTCATGGGAACCGTCAAGCAGGCAGTTGACATACTCCGCGAGGAGGGCTACAAGGTTGGAGCCGCTAAGGTGCGCTGGTTCAGGCCGTTCCCGAGCGAGGAACTCTACGAGCTGGCAAAGAACGTCGAAGGCATAGCCGTCCTCGACAGGAACTACTCCTTCGGAATGGAGGGGATACTCTTCACCGAGGCCAAGGGAGTGCTCTACAACACCGACGCCAAGCCGCTCATGAAGAACTACATCGTTGGCCTTGGAGGCAGGGACTTCACCGTCGACGACGTCAGGAAGATCGCCGAGAACATGAAGGCAATCATTGAGAAGGGAGAGCTTGATGTAGAGGTGGACTGGTACCACCTTAAGAGGTGA
- a CDS encoding 3-methyl-2-oxobutanoate dehydrogenase subunit beta: protein MEIPENVKKRLSIPAEEYFYAGHTACQGCGASLGLRYVLKAYGKKTIFAIPACCSTIIAGAWPYSTLEANLFHTAFETTGAVIGGIEAALKAKGYKVKGEDGVMVVGWAGDGGTADIGLQALSGFLERGHDAVYIMYDNEAYMNTGIQRSGSTPYGAWTTNTPGGKKHFLEKRHKKKVIDIVIAHEIPYAATASVAFPEDFMRKLKKAQKTPGPSFIQLFSPCPTGWRSPTDKSIEIARLAVQTAYFPLFEYENGKYKINMPSTKKEPKPIEEFLKYQGRFKYMTKEDIEVLQQWVNHEWEKLKKLAEVFG, encoded by the coding sequence ATGGAGATTCCCGAGAACGTTAAGAAGAGGCTGAGCATCCCGGCGGAGGAGTACTTCTACGCCGGCCACACCGCGTGCCAGGGCTGCGGTGCTTCCCTCGGACTCCGCTACGTCCTCAAGGCGTACGGAAAGAAGACCATATTCGCGATCCCCGCGTGCTGTTCAACCATCATAGCGGGAGCCTGGCCCTACTCGACCCTCGAGGCCAACCTCTTCCACACCGCCTTCGAGACCACCGGTGCCGTCATAGGCGGTATCGAGGCGGCCCTCAAGGCCAAGGGCTACAAGGTCAAGGGTGAGGACGGTGTTATGGTCGTCGGCTGGGCCGGCGACGGTGGTACCGCCGACATAGGCCTGCAGGCCCTCTCCGGGTTCCTCGAGAGGGGCCACGACGCGGTCTACATAATGTACGACAACGAGGCCTACATGAACACCGGAATCCAGAGGTCCGGTTCAACCCCCTACGGTGCCTGGACTACCAACACCCCGGGCGGAAAGAAGCACTTCCTCGAGAAGAGGCACAAGAAGAAGGTCATCGACATAGTCATAGCCCACGAGATACCCTACGCGGCAACCGCCAGCGTCGCCTTCCCGGAGGACTTCATGAGGAAGCTCAAGAAGGCTCAGAAGACCCCAGGACCCAGCTTCATCCAGCTCTTCAGCCCGTGCCCGACCGGCTGGCGCTCACCGACCGACAAGAGCATCGAGATAGCCAGGCTCGCGGTTCAGACCGCCTACTTCCCGCTCTTCGAGTACGAGAACGGGAAGTACAAGATAAACATGCCGAGCACCAAGAAGGAGCCGAAGCCCATCGAGGAGTTCCTCAAGTACCAGGGCAGGTTCAAGTACATGACCAAGGAGGACATCGAGGTCCTCCAGCAGTGGGTCAACCACGAGTGGGAGAAGCTCAAGAAGCTCGCCGAGGTCTTCGGCTGA
- the porD gene encoding pyruvate synthase subunit PorD: protein MAESPFKADIERVQKEYSEKMTPGAIATIPGSSVVNKTGSWRVFMPEFNRDKCVRCYLCYIYCPEPAIYLDEENYPVFDYDYCKGCGICANECPTDAIIMVRETK from the coding sequence ATGGCCGAGAGTCCGTTTAAGGCCGACATTGAGAGGGTTCAGAAGGAGTATAGCGAAAAGATGACGCCGGGAGCGATAGCAACCATACCTGGAAGCAGCGTCGTGAACAAGACCGGTTCCTGGCGTGTTTTCATGCCGGAGTTTAACAGGGACAAGTGCGTCCGCTGCTACCTCTGCTACATCTACTGCCCGGAGCCGGCCATCTACCTCGACGAGGAGAACTACCCGGTCTTCGACTACGACTACTGTAAGGGATGCGGTATTTGCGCTAACGAGTGCCCGACCGATGCCATAATCATGGTTAGGGAGACCAAGTGA
- the porA gene encoding pyruvate synthase subunit PorA — MPMRKVMKANEAAAWAAKLAKPKVIAAFPITPSTLVPEKISEFVADGELDAEFIKVESEHSAISACVGASAAGVRTFTATASQGLALMHEILFIAAGMRLPIVIAVGNRSLSAPINIWNDWQDSISERDTGWLQFYAENNQEALDLILIAFKVAEDERVLLPAMVGFDAFILTHTVEPVEIPDQEVVDEFLGEYEPKYAYLDPARPITQGTLAFPAHYMEARYTVWEANENAKKVIDEVFAEFEKKFGRKYQKIEEYRTDDAEIVFVTMGSLAGTVKEYVDHLREQGIKAGAAKLTVYRPFPTEEVRELAKKAKVLALLEKNVTFSVGGALFQDFSRALVNEKEKPILVDFILGLGGRDVTFKDLDEALEISRKALAGEEFEEVNWIGLRKEIL; from the coding sequence ATGCCGATGAGAAAGGTTATGAAGGCCAACGAGGCGGCCGCCTGGGCCGCTAAGCTCGCCAAGCCGAAGGTTATTGCAGCCTTCCCAATTACGCCGTCGACCCTGGTTCCAGAGAAGATAAGCGAGTTCGTCGCGGATGGAGAGCTTGACGCTGAGTTCATCAAGGTCGAGAGCGAGCACTCAGCGATTTCGGCCTGTGTTGGAGCAAGCGCCGCCGGAGTCAGAACCTTCACCGCGACCGCCTCCCAGGGTCTCGCCCTCATGCACGAGATACTCTTCATAGCTGCTGGAATGAGGCTTCCGATAGTCATTGCAGTCGGAAACCGTTCCCTCAGCGCCCCGATCAACATCTGGAACGACTGGCAGGACAGCATAAGCGAGCGCGACACCGGATGGCTCCAGTTCTACGCCGAGAACAACCAGGAGGCCCTCGACCTCATACTCATAGCCTTCAAGGTCGCCGAGGACGAGAGGGTCCTCCTTCCGGCAATGGTCGGCTTCGACGCGTTCATCCTCACCCACACGGTCGAGCCGGTTGAGATTCCCGACCAGGAGGTAGTTGACGAGTTCCTCGGCGAGTACGAGCCAAAGTACGCCTACCTCGACCCGGCCAGGCCGATAACCCAGGGCACCCTCGCCTTCCCGGCCCACTACATGGAGGCTCGTTACACCGTCTGGGAGGCCAACGAGAACGCCAAGAAGGTCATCGACGAGGTCTTCGCCGAGTTCGAGAAGAAGTTCGGAAGGAAGTACCAGAAGATAGAGGAGTACCGCACTGACGATGCTGAGATAGTCTTCGTCACCATGGGTTCCCTCGCCGGAACCGTCAAGGAGTACGTCGACCACCTCCGCGAGCAGGGAATCAAGGCCGGAGCTGCAAAGCTCACCGTCTACAGGCCGTTCCCGACCGAGGAAGTCAGGGAGCTGGCGAAGAAGGCGAAGGTTCTCGCGCTCCTCGAGAAGAACGTCACCTTCAGCGTCGGTGGTGCACTCTTCCAGGACTTCAGCAGGGCACTCGTGAACGAGAAGGAGAAGCCGATACTCGTTGACTTCATCCTCGGCCTCGGTGGCAGGGACGTCACCTTCAAGGACCTCGATGAGGCCCTCGAGATCAGCAGGAAGGCCCTCGCCGGAGAGGAGTTTGAGGAAGTCAACTGGATTGGACTAAGGAAGGAGATACTGTGA
- the porB gene encoding pyruvate synthase subunit PorB, translating into MAVRKPPITTREYWAPGHAACAGCGCATALKLATKAFSEAMEEKFGDPNAFAIAQATGCMEVVSAVFPYTAWKAPWVHVAFENAAAAASGVEAAWKKLGRKGKILAIGGDGGTADIGMQALSGMLERRHNVVYLMYDNEAYMNTGIQRSSSTPYGAWTTTSPPGKYSIGEDKPKKWVALIAAAHQIPYVATASIGNPFDFVKKMKKAAKVDGPAFVQVHCTCPTGWKSPLEKGVEIARLAIETGIWPLFEIENGDFFNIKIQAPGGGAKVKREGGRVVAIEFKKPIEEYLKLQGRFKHLFKQPEAIDEMREQIKAMWKVLGVDVTLPKPEE; encoded by the coding sequence ATGGCCGTTAGGAAGCCCCCGATTACCACTCGCGAGTACTGGGCACCCGGACACGCCGCCTGTGCCGGCTGTGGGTGTGCCACTGCTCTCAAGCTCGCCACCAAGGCGTTCAGCGAGGCCATGGAGGAGAAGTTTGGAGACCCCAACGCCTTCGCCATAGCCCAGGCCACCGGATGTATGGAGGTCGTCAGCGCCGTCTTCCCGTACACCGCCTGGAAGGCCCCGTGGGTTCACGTCGCCTTTGAAAACGCCGCCGCCGCTGCCAGCGGTGTTGAGGCCGCCTGGAAGAAGCTCGGCAGGAAGGGCAAGATACTCGCCATAGGCGGTGACGGTGGTACGGCAGACATAGGTATGCAGGCCCTCAGCGGTATGCTCGAGAGGCGCCACAACGTGGTCTACCTCATGTACGACAACGAGGCCTACATGAACACCGGAATCCAGAGGAGTTCCTCGACCCCCTACGGTGCCTGGACCACCACCAGCCCGCCCGGAAAGTACTCCATCGGTGAGGACAAGCCCAAGAAGTGGGTAGCCCTCATCGCCGCCGCCCACCAGATTCCCTACGTCGCCACCGCGAGCATAGGCAACCCCTTCGACTTCGTCAAGAAGATGAAGAAGGCCGCCAAGGTCGACGGCCCGGCCTTCGTCCAGGTCCACTGCACCTGCCCGACCGGCTGGAAGAGCCCGCTCGAGAAGGGTGTCGAGATAGCCAGGCTCGCCATAGAGACCGGTATCTGGCCGCTCTTCGAGATAGAGAACGGCGACTTCTTCAACATCAAGATACAGGCACCGGGTGGAGGCGCCAAGGTCAAGCGCGAGGGCGGCAGGGTCGTTGCCATCGAGTTCAAGAAGCCCATCGAGGAGTACCTCAAGCTCCAGGGCAGGTTCAAGCACCTCTTCAAGCAGCCGGAGGCCATCGACGAGATGCGCGAGCAGATCAAGGCCATGTGGAAGGTTCTCGGTGTCGACGTCACCCTCCCGAAGCCGGAGGAGTGA
- a CDS encoding hydrogenase maturation protease has protein sequence MRVNEIIGDAGRIALCGVGNVERGDLGFGVYLAEALLKAVRNPSFLTLNCHDVPESQAGAIVRFRPDLLIIAVSLDFGGRPGTVVVADPWDALDDVPEEFRFQLKVTLDYLRGLLPATRFELLGSQPGSEEGVTEEVKNCVRALAIAFKDAVD, from the coding sequence GTGAGAGTCAATGAGATAATCGGGGATGCCGGAAGGATAGCCCTGTGCGGTGTTGGGAACGTTGAGAGGGGCGACCTGGGGTTCGGTGTGTACCTGGCCGAGGCCCTGCTGAAGGCGGTGAGGAACCCCAGCTTTCTCACCCTCAACTGCCATGACGTCCCCGAGAGCCAGGCAGGAGCAATCGTTCGTTTTAGGCCTGACCTGCTGATAATTGCCGTTTCGCTGGATTTTGGGGGTAGACCCGGGACTGTGGTGGTCGCTGACCCATGGGATGCCCTCGATGATGTTCCGGAGGAGTTCAGGTTTCAGCTGAAGGTCACCCTCGACTATCTGAGGGGTCTTTTGCCCGCAACTCGCTTTGAACTCCTTGGCTCCCAGCCGGGAAGCGAGGAGGGGGTGACCGAGGAGGTCAAGAACTGCGTGAGGGCTTTGGCAATAGCGTTTAAAGATGCGGTTGACTGA
- a CDS encoding 4Fe-4S dicluster domain-containing protein, translating to MERKYLYLDYLTCIGCETCETVCDFIHGGNPHIRIYVTENKQYLPINCKHCDDAPCLRVCPTNAIYRDEDGAVRIAENRCIGCLACLQVCPYGVPFYSLKVKAITKCDMCAERREEGLEPACAEMCPAEAIQYGPLEMVLELVNERRAKNIPEHRREITKEELRKSVSSGYVLL from the coding sequence ATGGAGAGAAAGTACCTCTACCTCGACTACCTGACGTGCATCGGGTGCGAAACCTGCGAGACGGTCTGCGACTTCATTCACGGCGGGAATCCACACATCAGGATTTACGTCACCGAGAACAAGCAGTATCTGCCGATAAATTGCAAGCACTGCGACGACGCCCCCTGCCTCAGGGTCTGCCCAACGAACGCGATCTACCGCGACGAGGATGGGGCCGTCAGGATAGCCGAGAACAGGTGCATAGGCTGTCTCGCCTGCCTCCAGGTCTGCCCGTACGGTGTCCCATTCTACAGCCTCAAGGTGAAGGCTATAACCAAGTGCGACATGTGCGCGGAAAGGCGTGAGGAGGGCCTTGAGCCTGCCTGCGCCGAGATGTGTCCCGCCGAGGCAATCCAGTACGGGCCGCTTGAGATGGTTCTCGAGCTTGTGAACGAGAGGCGCGCCAAGAACATACCCGAGCACCGGCGTGAGATCACCAAAGAAGAGCTGAGGAAGAGCGTGAGTTCCGGCTACGTTCTCCTCTGA
- a CDS encoding FAD-dependent oxidoreductase: MKGMKFSFLCKKKPQPTGKRVAIVGAGPAGLTAAGYLVCKGHNVDIYDKMPEPGGLMLFVIPEFRIPVERVRLGAKELEEEFEVTYYPRTKVMEGERLDEGDEFYERVVGLDELRENYDAVLIATGIWNVRRIGIPGDDLEGILSPLELLFWIKGHELGYVPGEKVPDLKGKKVGIIGAGLTAVDTAFECSRLGADVEIFYRRTIREAPAGAYEINILRNRGVKWFELVTPKRVIGENGRVKAIELLRTRLGKPDETGRRRPIPIEGSEFQVPVDYLVFAIGMVSTPPVNGEYLATDNRGRIVVDGRHMTSVEGIFAAGDVVNGPTKVGRAIKDGLYAAVSIDEWLRGEL, translated from the coding sequence ATGAAGGGCATGAAGTTCTCCTTTCTCTGCAAGAAGAAGCCCCAGCCGACCGGAAAGAGGGTAGCGATAGTTGGGGCCGGGCCAGCTGGCCTTACTGCCGCCGGCTACCTCGTCTGCAAGGGGCACAACGTTGACATCTACGACAAGATGCCCGAGCCTGGCGGGCTGATGCTCTTCGTCATCCCCGAGTTCAGGATCCCCGTGGAGAGGGTTCGCCTTGGGGCAAAGGAGCTTGAGGAGGAGTTCGAGGTAACCTACTATCCGAGGACGAAGGTCATGGAGGGGGAGAGGCTCGACGAGGGCGACGAGTTCTACGAGAGGGTAGTTGGGCTGGATGAGCTGAGGGAGAACTACGATGCCGTCTTGATAGCGACTGGAATCTGGAACGTCAGGAGGATAGGCATCCCGGGGGACGACCTGGAGGGAATCCTCTCGCCTCTGGAGTTGCTCTTCTGGATAAAGGGACACGAACTTGGCTACGTACCGGGGGAGAAGGTTCCCGACTTGAAGGGCAAGAAGGTTGGAATAATCGGGGCCGGCCTTACGGCGGTGGATACTGCCTTTGAGTGCAGCCGCCTCGGTGCGGATGTTGAGATATTCTACCGCAGGACCATACGGGAGGCTCCGGCGGGGGCATACGAGATAAACATCCTCAGGAACAGGGGGGTCAAGTGGTTCGAGCTGGTAACCCCCAAGAGGGTCATCGGGGAAAACGGCCGCGTTAAGGCCATTGAGCTTCTAAGAACGCGCCTTGGAAAGCCGGACGAGACTGGAAGGAGGAGGCCGATTCCAATAGAAGGCTCGGAGTTCCAGGTTCCCGTTGATTACCTCGTCTTCGCAATAGGCATGGTCTCGACGCCGCCGGTCAACGGGGAGTACCTCGCGACCGACAACAGGGGCAGGATCGTGGTGGATGGCAGGCACATGACGAGCGTCGAGGGCATCTTCGCTGCCGGGGACGTCGTCAACGGACCCACAAAGGTGGGGAGGGCCATAAAAGACGGCCTGTACGCGGCAGTTTCTATCGACGAATGGCTCAGGGGTGAGCTTTGA
- a CDS encoding 4Fe-4S dicluster domain-containing protein — translation MERIRGLLGMKKPDVDEGVLKTEECIGCALCAQVCPHNAIFVIDDDRKVISFHPELCGECKFECNDICPTKAIEGHPRRVDLEFEYAHCSVCGKKLDYTVKTAEFLYHKLEKFYDHPEVVFMCDKCKHDRVKEFPSEYLRFFGGTSR, via the coding sequence ATGGAGCGCATCAGAGGGTTACTGGGGATGAAGAAGCCCGACGTGGATGAGGGGGTTCTGAAAACCGAGGAGTGCATAGGCTGCGCCCTCTGCGCCCAGGTCTGCCCCCACAACGCGATATTCGTTATCGACGACGACAGGAAGGTTATATCCTTCCATCCCGAACTCTGCGGGGAGTGCAAGTTCGAGTGCAACGACATATGTCCGACCAAGGCAATAGAGGGCCATCCGAGGAGGGTCGACCTCGAGTTCGAGTACGCCCACTGCAGTGTGTGCGGTAAAAAGCTGGATTACACCGTTAAAACGGCCGAGTTCCTCTACCACAAGCTTGAGAAGTTCTACGATCATCCAGAGGTAGTTTTCATGTGCGACAAGTGCAAGCACGACCGCGTCAAGGAGTTCCCGAGCGAGTACCTTCGCTTCTTTGGGGGGACCTCCCGATGA